A window of the Microtus pennsylvanicus isolate mMicPen1 chromosome 4, mMicPen1.hap1, whole genome shotgun sequence genome harbors these coding sequences:
- the LOC142849050 gene encoding prolactin-7D1-like, whose product MPLTLTQPCSSGTFLMLLLSNLLLWEGVASVPMNISDADLSEVSLKDLLKNALRLAENISDLATDMRREFMLSLQWDVKMGKVLKHCHILPIESPRTVEEFKKKLSEDILNTTLLILRDWKDPLKYLVKQLNAMPGVPDVILSMAETIEDQYKIFLEHIMKIVPKVNPAIQENEASRVWLDVRALQITDEETQFFALYMFSLCLQLDLQVVEYYVHLLKCLHVDGDICFFPTRGPHL is encoded by the exons ATGCCATTGACTTTGACTCaaccatgctcct CAGGGACTTTCCTGATGCTGTTGCTGTCAAACCTCCTCCTGTGGGAGGGGGTGGCATCTGTGCCCATGAATATCAGTGACGCTGACCTTAGTGAAGTGTCCCTCAAAGATCTGTTGAAAAATGCCCTTAGACTGGCTGAGAACATCAGTGACCTTGCTACAGACATGCGCCGAGAATTT ATGTTAAGTTTGCAATGGGACGTGAAAATGGGTAAAGTCTTAAAACACTGCCACATTCTTCCCATCGAATCTCCAAGAACAGTAGAGGAATTCAAGAAGAAACTG TCTGAAGACATTTTGAATACGACACTACTTATACTGCGTGACTGGAAAGATCCTCTGAAATATCTAGTGAAACAACTCAATGCTATGCCAGGAGTCCCTGATGTTATCCTATCAATGGCAGAAACCATTGAGGACCAATACAAAATTTTTCTAGAACACATCATGAAGATAGTACCTAAG GTGAATCCTGCAATCCAAGAAAATGAAGCCTCCCGAGTCTGGTTAGATGTGAGAGCTTTGCAGATAACTGATGAAGAAACTCAATTTTTTGCTCTTTATATGTTTTCGCTCTGCCTGCAGCTTGACCTACAAGTAGTTGAATATTATGTCCATCTCCTGAAATGTCTGCATGTTGATGGTGATATCTGCTTCTTTCCAACACGTGGTCCACATTTATGA